Below is a genomic region from Papilio machaon chromosome 11, ilPapMach1.1, whole genome shotgun sequence.
GAACTGACACTGAGCTGACCATGACACACTTCATGCTGGCATAAgttatatcaataatattgACTAAAACACCCATGATAATGACTCAGAGGGctgttaacatatttatatctattaatCATAGTTACAGGGGCACCTAATGGTAATTCTTTACACCAGTCAGGTCAGTACAAGTCTATCTAGGGAAACCCGTATCAAAAACTTTTTagattataaaagtttatgaaagaaaaatcttaCCTCTTCAATTTCCTTGTGGAACTTGATAGGTCGCATCAAATAGAACTGCACagcaaaatatacaaagttgATCACTACAAAAGCACTGTTCCACAACACGGCATCCAGGTAGCACTGGACGCTCCACGCCCACAAACCGGAGAACGCGCAGCCGAGCACGAGCGCCACGCGCAGCCACACTAGCCCCGCCGGCGTGTGCGGCGCCAGGAATGACGCCAAGAAACACGCATTCGCCACTTGGAAGAAGATGTGGTTGACCGGCCGCCACTTGGGACAGTGGTGCAAGTACATGTCCCACATCGATGGCCGCTCCTGTAGCGTAACGTTGACCGAGTCGCCGACGGGTGGCGCGAGCCTCGTCGGCTCCACGAGACCCATGTCCTCTGTCGTAACGGTGACGTCACTGTCCGTCGTCGACATCTCCGTCGTGACATTTTGCAGGCCGGTAATCATGCCGATCGCCAAGGCACTGATAAACAGCATAGTACCCCCGAGTAACACTATACCGATCGAGTTCTCGCATCGGTGTGACCCTGACGACGCTTGGCATTTGCGCGTAATTTTTCAACACTTAAACACTTgttccaaaaatatttctctgtAACATGAAGGTATTTATACGTTTTGCGAGGTTTATTTTGTTCTCGTtaatttaagaagaaaaaaatagctgCGCTATgcctaacaaaattaacaacgGTCAGAGGTAAAAGGATGAACCAAACATTTATTCGTTTAGCCCTGAAATAcccataaatattaaatatatttcaataaaatagcttcaattgtctaaaataaaaagaaaaatctgtGAAGCAAACAACAGAAGCCTACAATTTGACAGCAACAGCGAATGACAGCTGACAAACTGACAATTGAATGGAATGAGGAATGAATGAAGAACTGAAAAGCCACTGcttggaaattgaattgaattgaatgaaGAACTCTGTGATTAAGAATCACTGATTTCTAGCGTCTCTGGTTTTCTGTCCAACCATGGGtgtgttccgatatgcactgcgaccactgtagagtgtgacgtcaattcagtatactgtgaagccgttcctttatagccagttatactggttacgatttaaaacggaacgcaatcTCGTATACTGTCTGCCGCATTTTTTGACGCAACATTCAAATgagtgtattcaagttttctagtacataaaaaaactgttttggagtactgtcaaattaaaaatattttaattaattttaattataaattgaatttataatgtaataaaaataagtactttttcataaaaaagaatatgtttttcattatcaacacagtctaataaggttaatttttgcaattctttcattgttttatttattaatccaaactaattacagaactttaacattttctgattaaactgtagctttgtttataagatgtCAGGCACTCGGgtggttttgactgatcacgtgatcaaagtactgcgagtaccttacctcgaaaacgccagtgctcacagtagaatatggcggcgatttatgacgtcatatatttccctagggtactgcggcagtacactggcagtccataacggaacgaatatttctacagtgatagcactgtgcagtgctcgcagtgtatatcggaacataccccATGACAATAATGAAATGACAGTTTGGCCGAGTATGACAGTGTTATACAGACAGATGACAATTTGACAGTTATTATGGCGGTTCTTACCACTTGTGTTATGCTGTCTAGTCAACCAATAAatcagcaaaaaaataatataatgcaATAAATGCACCATAATGTTCCTAAGAACTGTGttatattatcttaaaaatggCTAATGTCCCATTTGAGATGTTGCTACATCCTGAACTATTAACGAATGAGCAACTCGTTACAATAATACAAcaggtaataaaattttacatttattgccTTGCTTATATTATGTTGTaatgatttataattacactaatatttgtattttatagagACATTTGCGAGTATCTAATATAGATACCATGACTAGGGATGActtattagaattatttcaTCATTATTGTGTTCCTTACGGACAAAGGAAACCCCGCGATTCCGGAAGAGGGAAGGCCTTAAGTAGGTGCCGGCATACAAGTCCCGAGCCGCCAGTTAAAATGGGCCTGGCTAGCGATAATCAAAATAAGAACTTTTCACATATGCTTAATAAGAGATTAAAGCCGCCGCCTGATTTATTATCAGGGCACATGAAACGGATTAAACTcgatactaaaaaaataaacaacgacTTTGATACattgaaaaggaaaatgtCAGTTGATTCTGTAAGTGttacttttacaatatttatttcattttaaaatttgattagaCATAgaggaaacaaaatttaataaattacaataattgttgtttaaacgtaaaattacaatagaatCTCACTTCTTAATGTCTAACCCAGCACTTCATTAGGCCACAGGTCTAATAATCCGGCATCCTCCGGTTTTTAATAGTGCTGGATTATTATGATTCTACTGTTCAATACTTTATGagtatataaattgttttacagAGTCCGGTTTGTGAAGCCCCACCAcataaaaaagagaaaaaactTATAACTTGGCCTTAATGCAACAGCATATTTTTGTGCTTGTAAATAAAAGGAatggttaaaatttataaaaaattgacatgaCATGAGCAGAGCAGAGTCTCAGGAAAAAAGCACAATAAACCTAATTTTTTGCTTTGGCTCTCCCTTTTCTGATTGTGGTGTCAAGAACTGAATTGTACCTTGACATTCCACTGGTGGGtatataatactaaattataaactaataaGGAGGTTCTTTCCATactgttatgttttttatgcCCAAGGtggttttacaaattttctgACATGACTTACCGAGATAGCAGCAGCTCTCCCATTGGActagatatccttgtttgactataaagAAGCTCAATAGCCCTccccctgtcaatgtcaaaaaagtgtcacaatAAAACTTGTTGTCCAAGACATGACGGACCCCAAAGCGCTGAGGGACAGTCATTATCAAGAAATTGAACTGAACTGATAGGACAGACAGTGTATTATTTTCTGTGACCAATTGAAGGCAATAACAATGCCTCTCACTGGAGTAGATAAGTTTGTTGCACTAACCAAGTGTAATGTCAAGTGATGTGCATCATTTGTAAGCATTAGTTTTTCAAAGAAAGGAATCAAGAGTATATATGACAATGTTCTTTTACCATGTTTTACGCTACATTTTCTTTGTATGTACATAAACCAACTGGACGAGTCAATGACattgaacatttaataaaacaatctgTTGTACATATACAACACTTATTTTTAACCATTCAATATggcaacaatttaatattgtttatatattaaaataatgcacAAGTCAATATTTTAGTAGtatatagttaataaaatatttgtttagatACTTGGTGTTTGCAATAGTGTATATCCCATTCCAATTGAATGCCTAAATCTTGTTACCAAATATTAAACTCCATACATGACTTATACtatattattgaatattttttgtcagaAATTTCGTAATACTAAATTGAATTCATGTGGCTGAGAACAGGTGATTCAATTAGCTTTCTTCCAACGCCTGTTCAtctaattttttcatttctatatcagtattttttaaataatagcaTCCCTCAATACTTTCACCCCCCCCCGCCGCTTTAGACCTGTAGCGGATAAATATCTTAGAGCTCGAGTATGTAGTGATAGAATTCTATGTGCAAAATTGCAAATCTCTAGACCCCGTAGTTTAGGCTGTTTGTTgatatataggtacatatcAGTTAGTTTGTGTACTCTTTTATAGAGATTTGTTCAATTAGTTCCATAAGTTATAAATGctcaatgttttaaatatttcaatgtacagttattaattaaaataaattcgtcacaaaaaaaaatgtaaataatgtgAGTGTGTatcatgtaaatatattaattattacaaatattaaatgatttttaattaattggttTTGAAGACATTATTCCTGGTAATTATATTGATAACAGCAATTCGGTTCTTTATAGAAGAAACGAACTattcatcaataattttacttctaGATAACAGACCATTATTTGGAATGGTCAGTAACAAGCAACGTTTGTGTGCACTTTGCTGAATCACGAGAACGAGTCGTATGTACACATGCAgctaaaatgaaatatgaataGTGTGTTGTCAACATTTAATGGTTCCATAATATTTGAGATGGGCTAGTTGTTTTCCTCCTTGAGTAAGACGCGACTCCTGCTGGGCGGCGTGGAGTCGTCCTGCCGCCACAGCCTCATGCCGCGCATCTCTATCTCCTCGTGCCAGCCCTCCTGCGTCTCCCTGCAACACAGACAACCATCGCATCGCACTAGTTCACTCATTTTGTAAACCGTAAAAATGGATATAGGTATAAGGAACATTGTAGCAGTGCGCAAATGACTTAGAGCCGCCAAAAAGATTGACTTATTAGTTATTCTTGTATAGATTCACTGGATATCGTGTGACGTGGCGAACCTGCAGTTGTCCATGAGCGGGCTGGTGTTGGGGAAGATGTTGGTGAGCAGCATGAGGCAGGGCAGCACCACCACCGACAGGAACTGGATCTGCTCCGCGGGCTGGTTGACGCGCCGCTTGCGGTCCATCATGCTCAGCGGCGTGTACCCCATGGCGCGCTCGCGGTCGCCCTGCGTCACACCGCAACACACCGCGCCACACCGCGCAGCTGTACTCTACTGCACGAGCTATACACACATACACAATGCACTCGCGGCCCACAGCGCCATTACCTGATTGTAGAACTCCTCGTAAATGGACTCGGTGATCGCCTTGGCCACGCCGAACGGCTTGCAGCAGCCTGACAGGTCGCTCGTCGTCATCAGAATACCCTGCGGCATACAGATATGAACAGGTGAACCAGTTTGTCGCACGTAAAGTAGCGTTGATTCACAACACGGTTGTTGGCGGCTGTGAGGAGCCGAGTGGAGGGCGCACCTTGAGCAGACGGCGGTGCGCAGTGTCGGCCCAGTTGAAGGCGCGGTCGGCCACGAGCGGCGCGAGCTGCGCGCGCAGGGCGAAGTACACGGCGAGGTCGGTGCACAGAATGTCGTAGCGCATCTCCTCCAGCACGGCCTCGCGCTCGCTCGCCTCCAGCTTGCTCAGCAGCTTCTTGTCCTTGTCGAAAAACAGGCGCACGAGCAGCGGTCATTGCCTCTGCTTCCAAACACTACACAACTACCTATTATacacaatattatttgtatcaaaatactGTAAATCTCTAGACAGACCATAAATGTTGTTAGCAAGCTATCGGCAAATACACACATTTATAGATTAACTTGTTTGTATCGTATCGTTATGTTGTAAGTTAGGCTTTAGCTCGTGTTTGGTCACATAACGAGTTTCGTCTTCGCACTAAAGGCCGACAAGGGGTACCTCAATAATCTTGCTGGCGAGGAAGTAGTGATGGTGCTCGAGCTGGGAACTGGTGTACATGTGGGCGAGCGGGTGCTTGCACAGCTTGAGGAAATTGTTGTTGTAGCCGGGGTGGTCTAAGTCGTGGCACAACCCCGCCAGCATCAGCGCCGCCGTCTGCGAACAACGCTCCGCTCACTTCCTTGCGCACGCACGAGGCAGTGCGCACAGCGCGCTAGGCGATGCGGCCGTCACCTCGACGAAGCTGAAGTAGCCGGGGTTCTCGCGCAGGATGAGATACATGGTGTGGGTGAAGCAGAAGGCGTGCTCGGCGTTGTGGTAGGGGTTGGGGCGGTAGCAGGTCAGCACGGTGAGCACGAAGTCCGCCAGTCGCCGGCGTTCTAGCTTGTGTGCGGCGAACGTCTCGGAGTACATGAGGCAGACCAGCGACGGCATCTCCTCGCGGCTGCCCTCGCTGATGTGGTAGTTGAAGCTGGCACACGGGCGCGCAACGTTAGTCACCACGGAGTGAACGAAacggttttataaaaaaaagtcaccGACGCCAATGAACGTCCGCAACAAAATGGGAACCTCAGATGTTAAATTACTTCACATTAATTATCAACAAAAACAAGttatatataggtaatatATTAcgatttaaagttaaatggCGGCACGATGGCGCTGTTGGTCTCCAACTCCTCGAGGTCGTGTCCGCAGGGCCGCAGGTGCAGCCCAAGCAGCTCCGAGTACACGCGGTTTAGATTCTCCTGCGCCGACCACATTATCTCAAACTTAGGCTTGCGCATTCAAACTTCAATCATTAAGTTTTAGTTGCTGTATACAGTTCGGTATTCGGCAAACATTGTTTGTAGAGTTATGTTCTGCAAATGTGTTTGTTGTTGTAAGTAGGTAAGGTGACGTACGTGGTAGAGCTTGCGCTGCTGCATGTGGTAGAAGTGCACGATGAGCGCGCAGTGGTCCACGAACACCTGGAAGATCTGCTCGTCCTCCGCGTCGAACGCTCGCCCTGAGCTCTTGTTGGCAAGCTGGACCACGCCTACGGCGACATCTTACGCTTATGCCATTGAAAACTTCTATCTAATTATAGactgaattaatttataaaatagcatTGCTTTAATGCTCTAACAATGAATTTGTGTACCTATAACACCCTTCTTGTCCTTGATGGGGTAGGTGAGCGAGGAGCGCACCACCATGCCCGTGGTAGGGTCGACGTCGCGCAAGAAGCGCGGGTCGCGGAAGGCGTCAGGCAGGTTGAGCGGCGTCCCGGTGCGCGCCACCAACCCCGCCGGGCTTTGCTCCATGCTTAAACTTGAGAACGAATACATGGACATTTTTTAAACGACGTTTAAGCCCCATGTAAGTTGtgcttatttttttgtaatacgaGATATGTGCTAGATGGTCTATCGTTTTTTGCATAGTCTCAGATcatcgtaaaaaaaataatgactgaAAAAATTGAGATACAGTTGTGATGTTACAAGGTCCAGGCCTAGGCCCAGGCGCAGTGTCCGCACGTACTTGACCTTGGCCTTCTTCTTGGGCAGCGCGGTGCGCTCCGACTGCCAGCCGTCCTCCCACACGTCGGCCACCAGCTGCTGCTCCATGTGCTGCCGGTCCACGATGAAGAAGCTGCTGCGCATCGCGCCGATGAACGACTTCACGATCGCCTGCCACACGTCCTCACTTCGCAACGACACCCATTTACATTGCTAGCAAGAAGATACAAAAGCCGTATCCTCTTAACGTAAGTTTTGCGATGTAAGTGGTGGCAGTGCCAACCGATACGATAATGTAGATAGACGGAGTTTTGTACGAGCATGTCGGTGAGCATGGTGTCGAGGGCGGCGCGCTCGCAGAAGTAGTCGTGTAGCAGCGCGCGCAGCTCGAGGTCGAGGTGTGCGGCGCGCTGCAGCGTGGCGCGTGCACCCGCCTGGTGCGCCGCCGCGCCTGCCCACCATGCCACGCTGGCGCAGCTGTACACCGCGCGCTGCAATAAGTGCGCCGCACTCAGCACGGGCGAGGAATGGTGTGCCAATTGGGAAGGGGAACGATGACAGGCATTCGcaagatttcttttaaaagacACACAGATAGATCACCAGATAGCGTATATAGTCCATTTAAAAAGAACAGGTCTGCTACTTAGGGAGCCTTCGAGGAAAGTGGATTGGGACGAACGTCATCGTAGGGTTCTGCGACGGTCCTGTATAGCTCTAGCACGGCGTAGCAGTCGCCGTCGGGCTTGAGCACGGGCACGCACAGCGCCGTCTTGGCGTCCACCCAGCGCAGACCTTGCGCGAAGCGACGGTCGCGCTGCACATCGGCCAATACCAGGTGGCGCTTGGTAGCAGCCACGTGCGCCGCCGCGACCTTGCCCTCCTCTGCGCCacatacaaaacattcactCACTCTGCTAAACTCTGCcgctattattttaaatcacattTATGTAACTCGCATAGAATATCTAAAGATATTTACTTCAAGAAAGGGGGCGTTCTGCTTAAAACTACTTTTAGTACGAATGCCTATTTTTAAGTTTCTGTGTTAATGAAGATACCGATGGGTATGTTGACCTCGTGCCGCTCCTTATTCTTTATGTTCCTCGTCATTAGAACGATCTCATTCTTGAGCTTGTCCACGATGTACACAAATACGCCTGCAAAGTTTGACAAATtgtaagagaaaaaaaaaattattctttcaCTTAGTGCGAGTGGTGTGTATAAAGTTGTTATAGGTGATGAGATGATGACCGGAGCTGTCGGTGATGGTCTTCAGAACGGCGGCGGTGTCGCAAAGCAGCGCCTGCAGGTCGACGGAGTCCTCGAGGAAGACGTGGAAGCGAGAGATGTCGAGGTAGGAGTCGCGCGCCTCTTCCTCCTTGACGCCCTTGCGTTCTATCTGCGCGTAGGGTGCGATCACCCGCCGAGTCACCTTGTCCAGCTTCTCCGAGGGTACCAGGAAGTGCGACTGCACTTTGTTCATCGTCGACATCCTCTTCAGTGCGTACTCCTCCGTCTGGTTGATCGTGTCCAGCCTGCTCTTCACCGACCGCACGTTCCTCGGCGTCGGGTCGGTcattttgcaatttaaatCTACAATCTATGTACAATAGGTatctttttatgtaaaatattattaatatatttgtttatatagaACTGCTTGATTGATTTATGTCAAACAATGACActggtttatattatatttagttttttacttaCCACAGTAAAACAGTAAATAGATTTGTTGCATGTATTTTACCTCTGTGGAGCCATTCATCATTACGTTGTAAAATGTCGGATGAGTGCGATGTCGCAAGCTCGCAGGGACCATTTTCTTCACCCCTATTtttctcatattttttttcaaggcAGCGCCTTTTTCCAAACATGTTCGTGTGTCTGTAACGTATACAGCGGAATCTCGTAATACAAATATCCATTTTGACGCTTCCGATTGCTTTGATTTTTTGTAAAGGAACACACGCATTTATGCATAGTTTGTTAATGAGCAGTGCGTGAGCCGCTCAAACGGttctattttctaaatttatagGTGGATTGGttatttgaaaagaaacaaCATGAGAGATATGATagcaaatttgtttattatcctATTATGATCGACATAATACAGTATAACGTATAAATAGTCTGTACCAAacataatattcatataatattCCTCTCAGTACTATGGTACGGTTCGCGTCGCCGGCTCGGGGAGTCCGGTCCGCCGAGCTGAGCCGCGCCGCGACCTCTACATAATTCGCAGCGAACGTCTCTGCCGGTTATCTTAAAGGTTTTACCTTAATTAACTTTCCCTTGACCTTAATATCGTCAAAAACTTATTGCATTTACTCTGATCTTCAAATGATGTTCAACTAAAGCTAACTACAGCTAAGTGTTGAGAACACTCTCGTCGCGCCGGTCGCTCGCGGCACGAGCACGAGCGCGGGCACGAGCTTGCGGCACGAGCACGAGCGCGGACACGAGCACGAGCACGAGCGCGGACACGAGCACGAGCACGAGCGCGGACACGAGCACGAGCCAGTGCCACTACATCTCTCGAGTGACActtcgtaataaatataatttcttaaataagcGAAACTATACATGAATGAGATTTATATGCGCAGAATATATAAAAGCGTTACGTTGACCCTCTTGAGGAGGGCAACACGATTAAAGacaaaaaacttacatttccACTGGCTCgtgatatatatatttaaattaatatttaacgacTTCAATAAtattgcttaattttaatcaataacTTCTAAACATTAGTACAATGTTGTTCTGAAACGCGATGGCGACGTTCCGCCACAATTTCCACCTACATGATGTTTTTTTCCGTTGggttttaatttgtgttgaCAAGATATCATAGTTATCTGTAATTTATGAAGAGGACGGGAACTTTATGACAATCCTGTATCTGTGAGTGCGTATCTCGCATACATCGCAGTTCACGTGATGTTCACTTCTCCGCTCTCATTACTTTGTATAACGAGTCACAGCGTCACTTTCAACtcgaacatatttattatgcaTCCGAAAACCGCttacatttaaatgaattaacttaataaatcacaatattttttcctaAATGATCGCCCTCTGTTGACACAAACTAtactttttatacaataaattacaatttattttagacaCGGATCACTTCAAAACTATAATCGAGACCAAGGTAAGTGATTTTCCCAAAAAGTATCTCTATATTATGTAAAGCGAACAGATTCGTGACAAGGAAAGTGTTGGCTGAAGACAGTTTGCCAAAGCGCGGCTTGCGGCGCCGGCTGGTGCTGCGGCCCGCCCTCGTGGCGACCTGGTGCTGTTTGTGGGGGGGTGGAGGTGGAAGTGGAGGTGGCGGGGAGAGGGGGGGGGAGCGGTTACGTGTTGCGGATCTTGCCGGGCACGTAGTTGCGGTCGATGGTGGGTTCCTGCAGGAACATGTGCAGGCAGCGCTCGTTCTGCGCCAGCGGATGTCCGGCGATCTTGTTGATGAACACCTCCAGTCCTGCAACACGACGCGCAACAAACATCTAACTAAAACTATCAATTACAACGACAGCGACTTACAACTCCTTAGCTCTAAACCTAAATGCATCGAAATAGTATTTAACCTAAACAAGAGCCAAAGTAAGCTTACTAAcaaattcttttaataattaaaaaaaggatgcattgtttttattacgtaaaCGTGTGAGCGCTGCACATTAATAGACTTAGATACATTCTTATAGGATTACATCTTTATACATTAATATCGATACATGTCGGCGAGGGTCGCGGACGCGGCACACGTCACAAGCGCTGCGTGTGCACTGCGCAAGCGCACTCTCGATCTCTAATCATTATTACCTCGTTTTTGCCTTCTTAAGGATTAAAATAGGATTTATCCATtggtaaatatgttaatagcAATAATTGCTGGCACAACTTTGCTCTgtgtttacattaattatataaaatattagctttTGAAAGTTTGCTAATGAATATTTGTGTCATGTATGTATGGGAAATATTATATACCAATATATTAGGTCAAGAAAAACCTCCtcagataaatttaaatagatacaTGTTCCTTACCAATATACCTAACGAAAGGGAGATGGCTAAATTGTTTCTCAATACAAAACAAGTCTTAGTATTTTTACTGTTGTTACTAACATTAGTTCTTTCAGCGTTTACTAACCccagtataaaaatatggatTTTTGTAATCTGAATCAaacactattattaaaaaaaatctaataccTTTTCTGCGATCTTCAATGAACTCCTCTTCAAATATGCCGTCGTCTCCGCGGAAGGGCAGCTGTCTCTTGAGAGCTTTGCCGGGCAAAGGAGGGACTACAATCTGCAATTAGACTTAATGAGCTAACTCGACTTGTAcaagaaaattgtattatattaaatcatcCGATGGCTTATGACACCTGCACTGCTTTGTTCAGctattgtttatattgttttacaattttctagGCAGATTGTGAGCATGGctttatttcaaattgtatttgCCTTTTCTGTATGTTCCCCCCCCCTCATAATGGAGGTCAGTGTTACTTTTATGATGCAATGAAACAGGtgggtattaaataaataaatattctgtGTTGCCATTGATTACTTATTTCCTTATCGTACAAATGTAACAGGACTGACCAAAATatggtttataaataatatgtttatataactATCATGTAATGTGCAAGTTAactgttatttatatacattattaaaaattaaatagaacttaaataaaattaatcacttTTGAAGACTAACAACAGTTGATACTCTTAGTtctcattatataaaaatgtgaaagtttgaatggatggatgtttattactaaataaccCCAAAAATAGCTGAATGAatcataatgaaatttggcacagatgtagtaAGTACATAGTCCAGAAGAACAcaataggctactaattaagtttttttacaccGCACATGGTATTAAAAGTCAATAATCACTTGACATATGTAAAGATATTTGTTGGGGTTGCAATGTGGTTCTTgaactttttgaataaaatgctTCTATAATGTGTAAgatgtataattttcaatcacGTTTTACAATGGTTGCAATAAGAAGGGAAAAAAAGTTGCAATTgcgttactttaaaaatgtgcTAATGTCATCTGTCAGTTGTCGTATTATGTCATCTGTCAGTCACAAGTTTCGttcaacaatattatatatgtgttAATGATATATAAAACAGTATTAGTCATTGGTTCAGTTGAGTCATGTTTGTGTTGTATCATCATTATACTATTGAAGCTGTGTGCTATCTACTCTGGATGTAGATTTCTCTATAATTTGCCAACTACTTTCTATAATGATAGGTCTCTTGGGGTTCAATTTtaagaaagttttaattaacatcAAGTTAAGTtgaattaattgttt
It encodes:
- the LOC106709619 gene encoding cAMP and cAMP-inhibited cGMP 3',5'-cyclic phosphodiesterase 10A, which produces MTDPTPRNVRSVKSRLDTINQTEEYALKRMSTMNKVQSHFLVPSEKLDKVTRRVIAPYAQIERKGVKEEEARDSYLDISRFHVFLEDSVDLQALLCDTAAVLKTITDSSGVFVYIVDKLKNEIVLMTRNIKNKERHEVNIPIEEGKVAAAHVAATKRHLVLADVQRDRRFAQGLRWVDAKTALCVPVLKPDGDCYAVLELYRTVAEPYDDRAVYSCASVAWWAGAAAHQAGARATLQRAAHLDLELRALLHDYFCERAALDTMLTDMLAIVKSFIGAMRSSFFIVDRQHMEQQLVADVWEDGWQSERTALPKKKAKVNLSMEQSPAGLVARTGTPLNLPDAFRDPRFLRDVDPTTGMVVRSSLTYPIKDKKGVIGVVQLANKSSGRAFDAEDEQIFQVFVDHCALIVHFYHMQQRKLYHENLNRVYSELLGLHLRPCGHDLEELETNSAIVPPFNFKSFNYHISEGSREEMPSLVCLMYSETFAAHKLERRRLADFVLTVLTCYRPNPYHNAEHAFCFTHTMYLILRENPGYFSFVETAALMLAGLCHDLDHPGYNNNFLKLCKHPLAHMYTSSQLEHHHYFLASKIIEDKKLLSKLEASEREAVLEEMRYDILCTDLAVYFALRAQLAPLVADRAFNWADTAHRRLLKGILMTTSDLSGCCKPFGVAKAITESIYEEFYNQGDRERAMGYTPLSMMDRKRRVNQPAEQIQFLSVVVLPCLMLLTNIFPNTSPLMDNCRETQEGWHEEIEMRGMRLWRQDDSTPPSRSRVLLKEENN
- the LOC106709588 gene encoding ashwin gives rise to the protein MANVPFEMLLHPELLTNEQLVTIIQQRHLRVSNIDTMTRDDLLELFHHYCVPYGQRKPRDSGRGKALSRCRHTSPEPPVKMGLASDNQNKNFSHMLNKRLKPPPDLLSGHMKRIKLDTKKINNDFDTLKRKMSVDSSPVCEAPPHKKEKKLITWP